The following DNA comes from Chryseobacterium gallinarum.
AAGGATGGATTAATACAATCAATCAGGTCTGCCACTTCTTTCCGGTTAAAAAAAGGTTTTCTGATATGCAGCAGATCTAATCCTTCATCAAACATCCGGTTAATCATTTCTGCTTCATTCCGAACGGCTTTTTCAGGGGTGATAACCAGGATCATATGTATATTTCTTTTCCTCTTTCAATAAATTCCTGAGACTTATCCAGCATTCCCTTTTCAGCAGATTCACGGATTTCCTGAGTAATCTTCATAGAACAGAATTTAGGTCCGCACATAGAACAGAAATGGGCAATCTTAGCACCGTCAGCAGGGAGGGTTTCATCATGATAAGACCTGGCTGTATCAGGATCCAGGGAAAGATTGAACTGATCTTCCCATCTGAATTCAAATCTGGCTTTACTTAATGCGTTATCTCTATATTGTGCTCCTGGATGTCCTTTTGCCAAGTCTGCGGCATGGGCGGCCAGTTTATAAGTTATCACCCCAACTTTTACATCTTCTTTGTTCGGAAGTCCTAAATGTTCTTTTGGAGTTACATAGCAAAGCATCGCACACCCGAACCATCCGATCATTGCCGCACCGATTCCTGAAGTAATATGGTCATACCCTGGTGCAATATCTGTTGTCAAAGGGCCTAATGTATAAAACGGAGCTTCATGGCACTCTTTAAGCTGCTTATCCATATTCTCTTTGATCATATGCATCGGAACGTGGCCCGGGCCTTCGATCATTACCTGTACATTATGTTTCCATGCTATTTTTGTAAGCTCTCCCAAAGTTTCCAGTTCTGCAAACTGAGCGGCATCATTGGCATCAGCAATAGAACCCGGGCGCAGGCCATCTCCTAAAGAAAAAGCCACATCATATTTCTTCATGATCTCGCAGATCTCCTCAAAATGAGTATATAAGAAATTTTCCTTATGATGATAAAGACACCATTTCGCCATAATAGATCCTCCTCTGGATACGATTCCGGTTACTCTTTTTGCTGTAAGATGAATATATCTTAATAAAACTCCTGCATGAATGGTAAAATAAGAAACTCCCTGTTCTGCCTGTTCAATCAAAGTATCTTTGAAAATTTCCCATGTTAAATCCTCGGGTACTCCCTTTACTTTTTCAAGCGCCTGATAAATAGGGACAGTACCGATAGGAACCGGACTGTTCCTGATAATCCATTCTCTTGTTTCATGAATATTTTTCCCCGTTGAAAGGTCCATTATGGTATCTGCTCCCCAACGGCAGGCCCACACTGCTTTTTCTACTTCTTCTTCAATACTGGATGAAACAGCACTGTTCCCGATATTGGCATTGATTTTCACCAAAAAATTCCGTCCGATAATCATCGGCTCACTTTCGGGGTGATTGATATTATTGGGGATAATCGCCCGACCTGCAGCAATTTCGTCTCTCACAAACTCCGGGGTAATTTTATTTTTGGGAGTATGAGCACCGAAGCTGTTTCCCGGATGTTGGAAAGCCATCTGTTCAGAAACTGTTTCAAGCTGTTCTATACGCTGGTTTTCCCTGATCGCCACATATTCCATTTCTGGAGTGATGATTCCCTGTTTTGCATAATACAATTGGGTAATTTCTTTTCCCTCTTTGGCCACTTTAGGTTTATGATCGTAAGAAAAGCGAAGTTCATCAAGTCGGGAATCTGCCAAACGCGCTTTCCCATATTCTGAAGTAATTCCATCCAGGATGTCTACGTCATTCCTGTCCAGAATCCATTGTTCTCTTATTCTCGGAAGTCCCTTCTGAATATCAATACTTGCATTTTCATCCGTATAGGGACCTGATGTATCGTATACCGTTACGGGAGCATTATGCTCCAGAGTACCATTGGAAAGCTTAGTCGGGCTAAGTTGTATTTCACGCATTGCTACATTGATAGGGTATATTTTTCCTTCAACATAAATCTTTTTTGAGTTCGGAAATGGTGAACATGTAATAGAGTGAGCCATGATTTTGGGTATTTAAATATGAAAACTAACCGCCCTGAGTGGCAGTGATAATTAAAACTGAATCTTTGTCTCTGAGAAATGTTTCTGGCCAGGCGGCCAGTGGAATAATACGATTGTTGAGCGCTACAGCAATCCCTTTTTTCTTTCCGGGTAATTCCATAGCCAGTAATGCTTCCAGATTTTCGGGAAGTACATCAAATGTTTTTCGGGTGTGGTTGATGATAAGTTCCATTCCTAATAATTTTAAATACACTTTAGGAATGGCTATGATTGTACAATAGAATGTACAGCAAAGTCATCTACTTTTCCCTACGCTGGTATGATCCAGATCAGGTTCAAAGGGTAAAGTCTCAGTCTGTAAACACAGACACCCCTAAAGTATGGGACGAAGTTAGGTATTTTTTGAGAATGGACAAAATTTTTGTAGTGATGGAAGCGGGATGATGGAAGCATGAAGTTTAAAATGGTGAAAACATTTTTATTATAGATTCAAGATGGCTTCGGATTAGGGGAATTAGTATAAACACTGGAAGAAAGGAGTTAGAAAATCCTTTCGGTTTAACTACTAATGACTAATGATACAATTATTTTTTTAATTTAAAAAAGATAAAAATTGTCCTTGCGGCCTTTATTATTTCAAGCTCCCCGCTTCCAGCTTCACGCCATGATTAAGCCCAATATTTATCCCGAACAGACTTTCTTTTTTATTCTTCACATGCTCTCCATACAGGATCATTTTGTGGTACAGGAGCTACGATTTCAATTTTTTCTTTAGTAACGGGATGAATAAATTCCAGTTTTCTTGCATGAAGATTGATTCCTCCATCCGGATTGGAACGTGGTGATCCATATTTTAAGTCTCCTTTAATCGGAACCCCTGTTTTAGATAACTGAGCACGAATCTGGTGATGTCTTCCGGTTTCAAGGTCAACTTCCAAAAGCAGGTAATTATCCAGGGCTTTGATTACATGGTATGTCAGAATTGCTTCTTTTGCCCCTTCTGTAGCTTTGGGAAAAACAATCGCTTTATTATTCTTTTCGTTTTTCTTTAAGTAATGAACCAACCTTTGACTTTGCGGAATCATTTCTTTTGCTACCACAGCCCAATACGTCTTTTTAATCTCACGGTTTTTCACCATCTGGGTCAGCCGGGAAAGCGCTTTGGATGTTTTAGCATAAATCACCAGACCCGAAGTAGGACGGTCTATACGATGAACCAGGCCGAGAAAAACATTTCCCGGCTTAGCATCTCTTATTTTTATATAATTTTTTATAGTTTCTAATAGCGATTCATCGCCGGTTTTATCACCTTGTACAAGCTGACCGACTTTTTTGTTGACTACCAGAAGATGGTTGTCTTCATAGACAATTTGTTCCTTCATTTTATCCGTTTATCTTCTTCTGTTCGTTAATGAAAGGATAATCCCGGCAAGAAGCCCGATGGTTTTCAGGCTGGATAATCCTGAACTTTCAGGAAGAAATGCTCCTATCACGCATATCGCTGCTGCAGAATACATGGCATAAACAAAATTTTTATTGATAAGCAGGGGGGCCTGGATAAAAAAGCTTGCTCCAATTAGTACATAAAAGACTTTTCTGGAAAGAAGATGATTGATTTCAGGAGAAAATAAATTAAACCATCCTATAGCAAGACAAACCAATGCTGCAATAGATAATATTCCCTGAATAGATTGTTGTTGATTTTGCATTAATTAGTAGCTTTCGTTTTCATTTGGAAATTCCACATTTTTTACATCTTTCACATATTGAGATACAGCTCCTGTAATTTCTGTATAAAGGTCAAGATACCTTCTTAAGAATTTAGGACTGAAGCCTTTATTCATCCCTACCATATCATGATATACAAGCACCTGTCCGTCGCAGTGAGATCCGGCACCAATCCCGATGGTTGGGATGGAAATGCTTTCCGTTACTTTCTTAGCCAGTTCAGCCGGAATTTTCTCCAAAACAATAGAAAAGCACCCTAATTCTTCCAAAAGCTGCGCATCGGCAACCAGTTTTTCTGCTTCCGCTTCTTCTTTTGCCCTTACTTTATAGGTCCCGAATTTGTAAATTGACTGGGGAGTTAATCCCAAATGTCCCATTACAGGAATTCCGGCATTGATAATCTTTTTAATAGATTTTGAAATCTCTTTTCCTCCTTCAATTTTTACGGCATGGGCACCTCCCTCTTTCATCATTCTTACTGCAGATTCCAAAGCTTTTTCGGGGTTGCTCTGATAAGTTCCGAATGGCAGGTCTGCTACCACCAAAGCTCTGTCGGTACCTCTTACCACACTTTGAGCATGATAGATCATCTGATCTAATGTGATGGGCAATGTAGTTTCAAAACCAGCCATTACATTTGCTGCAGAATCACCAATTAAAATAGCATCTACTCCTCCTGCATCTACCATCTTTGCCGTGGTAAAATCGTAAGCGGTAAGCATTGTTATTTTTTCCTTGTCGAATTTCATTTTACGCAAGGTTTCAGTCGTAACTTTTTTAATTTCAGAGTGAACAGACATAATTTATCTATTTTTAAAAGTTAAAAAGTCGGCCTTGAGCCGACTTAAGTTTTGTATAATTTTTATAAAACTACGTGACCGAGTTTCATGAGTTTGTCGTGATTGAGAATTTTAATATTTCTTCCATCCACTTCAATCAGGTTATCCTGTTTAAATTCGGAGATCAAACGGATGGCACTTTCTGTAGCAGTACCGATAATGTTGGCAATTTCTTCCCTTGTTAAGGAGATTTTAATAAATCCTTCGGGATCTACTCCTAATTTCTGTTCCAGGAGCAATAAAATTTCCGCTAATCTTTCTCTTACTGTTTTCTGTGCAAGGAAGGTAATGGTATTGGAGGATTCTCCAAGTTCATAAGAAATTTTCTGAAGCATTACGAAAGACAGCTGCGGATCTACTTCCAGCAGATACATAAAAATATCTGCAGGTAAGAATACACATTCAATGTCTGTCATCGCTTCGGCTTTTGCCTGGAAGTTTTCCCCGCAAAGCAGGGAACGATAGCCGATGATATCTCCTTCTTTGATAAATCTTAAAATCTGGTCTTTCCCGAACGCCCCGGATTTAGAAAGTTTGGCAGCACCTTTCTCCAGAACAAATACTCCTTTGGGAGTTTCTCCGTCCTCAAAGATGGTATCATGTTTCTGAAAACTCAGTTTCTTTTTGCCATTAATGTATTTTTCAAAATCTGCGCTAGAAAGTCTTTCCTTAAATGATTTATCATTAAAAACTCTGGCGAACCTCTCTTCAATTGCTATCTGTTGTTCCTGCGGCATTTTATATGATATTTATCACAAAAATAGAACTTTTTAACTCGATAAACAAAAAAAATTGTTATAATTTTGTACTTCAATATTTTAGGGTGGTGAGCGAGAACTGTTTTCATTGTGGTCAAGGTATAGAAAAGGAAAGAATTTTGTTTGATGAAAAGACTTTCTGCTGCAACGGCTGTAAGTCTGTTTATGAGATTCTGAATACAAATAATTTAAGCAATTTCTACGAACTGAATAAGGGAGCCGGAATCCGGCCAAGTGATGACAGCTCCGGGCAGTTTGACTACCTGGATACCCCCGAAATTTTTGAGAAAATAACAGACTTCTCGGAAGGAAACACCAGTCTTGTCACATTTAAAATCCCTGTAATCCATTGTTCTTCATGCATCTGGCTTTTGGAAAGCCTTCATACACTGAACAAACATATCAAATATTCCCAGGTCAATTTCACCAGAAAGACCTTACAGATTTCTTTCAATCATAACGATTTAAAATTAAGCGAATTAGCTAATTTCCTAACGAATTTAGGATACAAACCGGTGATCAGCCTTGAAACCGCTGAAAAAAATGTGGATCATCTTGACAAATCTCTTCTTGTAAAGTTTGCCATTGCAGGATTTGCTTTCGGTAATGGGATGTTCCTTGCTTTTCCTGAATATGTGGGCGGAGAAGACTACTGGATGGAACATTATAAAGGCCTTTTCAGGGTGCTGATGTTTTTACTGGCATGTCCTGTTGTGTTTTATTCCGCCTCAGATTACTATAAATCTGCATGGTACGGTTTAAAAAACAAGATTGTGAATATTGATGTTCCTATCGTATTGGGAATCTTTGTCCTTTTCGGAAGGAGTATTTATGAAGTGGCAACCGATTATGGCCCCGGATATTTCGATACCCTTTGTGGCCTTTTATTCTTTATGCTGATGGGTAAACTCTTCCAGAAAAGAACCTACAGCGCTCTTTCTTATGACAGAGATTATAAATCCTTCTACCCCATTGCTGTAACAAAGGTAGACTTTGACGGAAAACAGGAAAACATCCTTCTTTCAGAGATAAAGGTAGGAGACAGGATTTTAGTTAGAAACCAGGAAATCATCCCGGTAGATGCGATTCTGATCAATGGGCAAGGAAATATCGACAATAGCTTTATCACCGGAGAAAGTGAAAGCATCAGCAAACAGCCGGGAGACAAAATTTTCGCCGGAGGTAAACAAATAGGTTCTTCTTTAGAGCTGGAAGTTATTAAAGATGTTGACCAGAGTTACCTTACCCAGCTCTGGAATAAGGAAGCCTTTAAAAAGCATGAAACAGGACTCGATACATTAACCAACAGTATCAGTAAATACTTCACCTTCATTATTTTAGGTATCGCATTAATTTCAGGGATTTACTGGGCATTTATCGATCTTGAAAAAATGTTCCAGGTTATTTCCGCTATTCTGATTATTGCCTGCCCATGTGCTCTTGCCCTGTCTGCACCATTCACTTTCGGGCATATTATGAGGATTTTAGGGCGAAATAAATTTTATGTAAAGGACACTTTAACAATAGAAAAAATTGCAAAACTGGATACTATTGTTTTTGATAAGACAGGGACTATTACGCACAGAAAAAAATCAAACATCAGGTATGAAGGTACCGAGATTAAGGAATTTGATTTATTGAATATTAAGACTTTACTGAAAAATTCAAACCACCCTCTTTCAAAATCCCTATACGAGTTTATTGAGGTAAATGATGACTACTTCCCTGTTGAAAAGTTTGAAGAAATCTCCGGAAAAGGATACGAAGCCCATATCAGGGGGAACATTTACAAAATAGGTTCCGCCCGTTACAACAATCAGGAGCCTAAAAACCTGGAAACAGCCGTATACATTAGCAAAAACAACCAGTTTTTGGGTAAATTCATTTTTAAAAATGAATACCGTCCGAAGCTGAAAGACCTGTTTAAAAAGCTTACTCCATACAAAATATTCATTCTGAGCGGGGACAATTCCTCCGAAGAAAGCCAGCTGAAAGAGCTTATTCCTAATTACCAGGGAATGGCTTTTAATCAAAGCCCGGAAGACAAATTGAACTATATCAAAAACCTTCAGGATCAGCATATGAAAGTAGCAATGCTTGGTGATGGTCTTAATGATGCCGGGGCATTGAAGCAGAGTAACGTAGGAATCGCTATTGCTGATGACACCAACAGCTTTACTCCTTCTTCCGATGTTATTATGAACGGTGAAAAAGTTGTTAGCCTGGATAACTACCTGAACGTCTGCAAAGGCTCTATAACAATTGTGAAAATGACATTCATAATTAGTTTTTTATACAATATTGTCGGGTTAAGTTACGCAGTCACAGGACATATGCATCCGCTTTTCGCTGCTATCATCATGCCAATCAGCTCGATTACGGTGGTTACCTTTACGACACTTTCAACCTGGATTTTAGGTCGGAAATATTTTAAAAAACAGGCCTGAAAGCCCTTATTTAGACTGATTTTAAATTAGCTGAAATCGGCATTTCGTGATGAATGTCATTATTTTTCACTAAATTTGAACCCCGAAAATAGGTTAATTTTGTTGTCCAATGGATATTCTATATTTAATGATCGTCTGCAGTGTTTCTTTGGCTGCGATCTTCCTGGTCGTATTTATAGTGTATGCCAAAAAAGGGCAGTTTGAAGATGATGAATCTCCGGCTGTCAGAATCCTTTTCGATGATGAAACTATCAAAGAAAATGATGAAACTGGCAACAAAGATAAAGACGAAAAAGAAATAGGAGAAAATAATAAAAATTGAGAAAAATAGTGAATAGTTGATATGGAAACACAAAAGTTTAGTTATGACAACAGTATTGTCCGTGCGTTCCTCTATGCGACCATCATCTTTGGTTTCATAGGATTTACGTTCGGGCTTACGGCGGCATTAATGCTTTTCTACCCTGAATTACCTGAATTCTTATTCGGTACAGATGATACAACCATCAGAAGTTTATCATCAGGTAATATTCAAGGGTTAATAAACACTCATGGTGCATTTGGTTTTGGTAGAATCAGAATGTTGCACACCAATACCGTAATCTTTGCATTTGTATGTAATATCGTATATGTTGGGGTATACTACTCCACACAAAGATTATTAAAAACAAGAATGTATAGTGATACATTATCTTGGATTCATTTCTGGACTTGGCAGTTTATGATTGTTGCTACGTTCATTACGTTCTTTATGGGAATCAATACTTCAAAAGAATATGCTGAACATGAATGGCCGATCGATATATTAATCGCTATTTCTTGGATTATTTTCGGGGTGAATATGATCATGACTATTGCAAAAAGAAGGGTAAGACACCTTTATGTAGCTATTTGGTTCTATTTAGGAACCTGGGTGGCAGTAGCAATGCTTCATATTTTCAACAACCTTGAAGTTCCATTATCTTTCTCAGGCTGGAAATCTTATTCTGCATATGCAGGAGCAAAAGACGCTATCGTACAATGGTGGTATGGTCACAATGCGGTAGCATTCGTATTGACAACTCCGGTTCTGGGTTTAATGTATTACTTCTTACCAAAAGCTGCAGACAGACCGGTTTTCTCATATAAACTGTCTATTATTCACTTTTGGTCACTTATCTTCGTATATATCTGGGCGGGACCTCACCACCTTCAGTATACCGCTCTTCCGGCATGGGCACAGGCAGTAGGAACAGGTTTCTCTATTATGCTTATCGCACCATCCTGGGGAGGAATGTTAAATGGTCTTCTTACGTTAAGAGGAGCCTGGGATAAAGTAAGAGAAAATCCTATCCTGAAGTTCTTCGTGGTAGCTGTTACCTGTTATGGTATGGCAACATTTGAAGGGCCATTATTGGCAACTAAAAACATCAACAAAATTGGTCACTTTACAGACTGGGTTATCGGTCACGTACACTTAGGAGCTCTTGGATGGAATGGTTTCATGGCCTTCGGAGTTATTTATTACCTGGTACCAATTATGTGGAGAACAAAACTTTGGTCTGTAAAATTAGCTAACTGGCATTTCTGGTTAGGTACTTTAGGAATCATTTTCTATGCAGTGCCAATGTATATTTCCGGATTCACACAAGGATTAATGTGGAAACAGTTCAACCCGGACGGAACCTTATTATGGAAAAACTGGCTGGATACAGTAACGGCTATTATTCCTTACTTTAAAATGAGATTCGTAGGAGGTTTATTCTATATTTCCGGAGCGATCCTGATGATTGTTAACGTTATTGCTACGGTAAGAAAAGGATCATTCCAGAAAGAAGTTCCTGCTGAAGCACCTGCGCTGGCAAATATCGGAAACAAACGTAAAGAAGGAGAAGGATTCCACCTTTGGCTGGAAAGAATGCCGATGCTTTTAACAGTATTGTCATTATTCACGATCTCAATCGGAAGTATGGTAGAAATTATTCCTACACTGTCCCTTAAAAAAAGTGTACCTACCATTTCAGCAGTGAAGCCTTATTCTCCGCTTGAGTTAGAAGGTAGAGATATCTATATCCGTGAAGGATGTAACGCATGTCACTCTCAGATGATCAGACCGTTCAGAGATGAGATCGTAAGATTCAACGGTAAAAACGGACAATACTCCAAAGCTGGAGAATTCGTATACGACAGACCATTCTTATGGGGTTCCAAGAGAACAGGACCGGATTTGCATAGAGAAGGAGGTAAAAATCCAAGTTCTTGGCATTACAAACACATGTATAACCCAAGATCTACTTCTGCAGGTTCCATCATGCCTCGCTACCCTTGGTTAATCGCTAATAACTTAGACAGGTCTAAAATGGTAGACAAAATGAAGCTGATGAAGAATACATTTGATGTACCTTATACTAAGGCACAGATTGATTCTGCAGATAAATGGGCAGACAACCAGTCGGCAAAAATTGTAAAAGATATCTTCTCTGAAGCAAATGACCTGAAAGAGGCTTATGCTAAGAGACCTCAGGGAGAATTAGAGAAAAAAGAAATCGTAGCACTTATTTCTTATCTTCAGAGACTGGGAACTGATATCAAAACAACGGAAATCAAAACAGCAAGTAATAACTAAAAAACATTAAAAGGTTCATATGATTCCTCAGAACTTTAAAGATATATTATCCAATACAGAAAACGCTGGTTTCTACCAGACGCTGGCTCTGATTTTCTTTATGCTGTTCTTCGTTGCTTTGATAATCTATGTTTTTAGCAAGCCTAAAAAATATTACAAAGAGGAAGAAGAAGCACCTCTTGGGGATGATGAAGATGACGATTTTAATTTAAAAAATTAGACTATTTTATGAAACAAAGAACACCTGTTGTCGTAAACATCTTAATAATAATCGGACTTTTAATCGTTTTTTATTATTTGTTCGTACAAAGTTATGCGTTCCTGGGTTCGCCATACTTCTGGGGAACTG
Coding sequences within:
- the thiC gene encoding phosphomethylpyrimidine synthase ThiC; translated protein: MAHSITCSPFPNSKKIYVEGKIYPINVAMREIQLSPTKLSNGTLEHNAPVTVYDTSGPYTDENASIDIQKGLPRIREQWILDRNDVDILDGITSEYGKARLADSRLDELRFSYDHKPKVAKEGKEITQLYYAKQGIITPEMEYVAIRENQRIEQLETVSEQMAFQHPGNSFGAHTPKNKITPEFVRDEIAAGRAIIPNNINHPESEPMIIGRNFLVKINANIGNSAVSSSIEEEVEKAVWACRWGADTIMDLSTGKNIHETREWIIRNSPVPIGTVPIYQALEKVKGVPEDLTWEIFKDTLIEQAEQGVSYFTIHAGVLLRYIHLTAKRVTGIVSRGGSIMAKWCLYHHKENFLYTHFEEICEIMKKYDVAFSLGDGLRPGSIADANDAAQFAELETLGELTKIAWKHNVQVMIEGPGHVPMHMIKENMDKQLKECHEAPFYTLGPLTTDIAPGYDHITSGIGAAMIGWFGCAMLCYVTPKEHLGLPNKEDVKVGVITYKLAAHAADLAKGHPGAQYRDNALSKARFEFRWEDQFNLSLDPDTARSYHDETLPADGAKIAHFCSMCGPKFCSMKITQEIRESAEKGMLDKSQEFIERGKEIYI
- the thiS gene encoding sulfur carrier protein ThiS, which encodes MELIINHTRKTFDVLPENLEALLAMELPGKKKGIAVALNNRIIPLAAWPETFLRDKDSVLIITATQGG
- a CDS encoding RluA family pseudouridine synthase; translated protein: MKEQIVYEDNHLLVVNKKVGQLVQGDKTGDESLLETIKNYIKIRDAKPGNVFLGLVHRIDRPTSGLVIYAKTSKALSRLTQMVKNREIKKTYWAVVAKEMIPQSQRLVHYLKKNEKNNKAIVFPKATEGAKEAILTYHVIKALDNYLLLEVDLETGRHHQIRAQLSKTGVPIKGDLKYGSPRSNPDGGINLHARKLEFIHPVTKEKIEIVAPVPQNDPVWRACEE
- the panB gene encoding 3-methyl-2-oxobutanoate hydroxymethyltransferase encodes the protein MSVHSEIKKVTTETLRKMKFDKEKITMLTAYDFTTAKMVDAGGVDAILIGDSAANVMAGFETTLPITLDQMIYHAQSVVRGTDRALVVADLPFGTYQSNPEKALESAVRMMKEGGAHAVKIEGGKEISKSIKKIINAGIPVMGHLGLTPQSIYKFGTYKVRAKEEAEAEKLVADAQLLEELGCFSIVLEKIPAELAKKVTESISIPTIGIGAGSHCDGQVLVYHDMVGMNKGFSPKFLRRYLDLYTEITGAVSQYVKDVKNVEFPNENESY
- a CDS encoding Crp/Fnr family transcriptional regulator codes for the protein MPQEQQIAIEERFARVFNDKSFKERLSSADFEKYINGKKKLSFQKHDTIFEDGETPKGVFVLEKGAAKLSKSGAFGKDQILRFIKEGDIIGYRSLLCGENFQAKAEAMTDIECVFLPADIFMYLLEVDPQLSFVMLQKISYELGESSNTITFLAQKTVRERLAEILLLLEQKLGVDPEGFIKISLTREEIANIIGTATESAIRLISEFKQDNLIEVDGRNIKILNHDKLMKLGHVVL
- a CDS encoding heavy metal translocating P-type ATPase, coding for MSENCFHCGQGIEKERILFDEKTFCCNGCKSVYEILNTNNLSNFYELNKGAGIRPSDDSSGQFDYLDTPEIFEKITDFSEGNTSLVTFKIPVIHCSSCIWLLESLHTLNKHIKYSQVNFTRKTLQISFNHNDLKLSELANFLTNLGYKPVISLETAEKNVDHLDKSLLVKFAIAGFAFGNGMFLAFPEYVGGEDYWMEHYKGLFRVLMFLLACPVVFYSASDYYKSAWYGLKNKIVNIDVPIVLGIFVLFGRSIYEVATDYGPGYFDTLCGLLFFMLMGKLFQKRTYSALSYDRDYKSFYPIAVTKVDFDGKQENILLSEIKVGDRILVRNQEIIPVDAILINGQGNIDNSFITGESESISKQPGDKIFAGGKQIGSSLELEVIKDVDQSYLTQLWNKEAFKKHETGLDTLTNSISKYFTFIILGIALISGIYWAFIDLEKMFQVISAILIIACPCALALSAPFTFGHIMRILGRNKFYVKDTLTIEKIAKLDTIVFDKTGTITHRKKSNIRYEGTEIKEFDLLNIKTLLKNSNHPLSKSLYEFIEVNDDYFPVEKFEEISGKGYEAHIRGNIYKIGSARYNNQEPKNLETAVYISKNNQFLGKFIFKNEYRPKLKDLFKKLTPYKIFILSGDNSSEESQLKELIPNYQGMAFNQSPEDKLNYIKNLQDQHMKVAMLGDGLNDAGALKQSNVGIAIADDTNSFTPSSDVIMNGEKVVSLDNYLNVCKGSITIVKMTFIISFLYNIVGLSYAVTGHMHPLFAAIIMPISSITVVTFTTLSTWILGRKYFKKQA
- the ccoS gene encoding cbb3-type cytochrome oxidase assembly protein CcoS codes for the protein MDILYLMIVCSVSLAAIFLVVFIVYAKKGQFEDDESPAVRILFDDETIKENDETGNKDKDEKEIGENNKN
- the ccoN gene encoding cytochrome-c oxidase, cbb3-type subunit I, translated to METQKFSYDNSIVRAFLYATIIFGFIGFTFGLTAALMLFYPELPEFLFGTDDTTIRSLSSGNIQGLINTHGAFGFGRIRMLHTNTVIFAFVCNIVYVGVYYSTQRLLKTRMYSDTLSWIHFWTWQFMIVATFITFFMGINTSKEYAEHEWPIDILIAISWIIFGVNMIMTIAKRRVRHLYVAIWFYLGTWVAVAMLHIFNNLEVPLSFSGWKSYSAYAGAKDAIVQWWYGHNAVAFVLTTPVLGLMYYFLPKAADRPVFSYKLSIIHFWSLIFVYIWAGPHHLQYTALPAWAQAVGTGFSIMLIAPSWGGMLNGLLTLRGAWDKVRENPILKFFVVAVTCYGMATFEGPLLATKNINKIGHFTDWVIGHVHLGALGWNGFMAFGVIYYLVPIMWRTKLWSVKLANWHFWLGTLGIIFYAVPMYISGFTQGLMWKQFNPDGTLLWKNWLDTVTAIIPYFKMRFVGGLFYISGAILMIVNVIATVRKGSFQKEVPAEAPALANIGNKRKEGEGFHLWLERMPMLLTVLSLFTISIGSMVEIIPTLSLKKSVPTISAVKPYSPLELEGRDIYIREGCNACHSQMIRPFRDEIVRFNGKNGQYSKAGEFVYDRPFLWGSKRTGPDLHREGGKNPSSWHYKHMYNPRSTSAGSIMPRYPWLIANNLDRSKMVDKMKLMKNTFDVPYTKAQIDSADKWADNQSAKIVKDIFSEANDLKEAYAKRPQGELEKKEIVALISYLQRLGTDIKTTEIKTASNN
- a CDS encoding cbb3-type cytochrome oxidase subunit 3, which produces MIPQNFKDILSNTENAGFYQTLALIFFMLFFVALIIYVFSKPKKYYKEEEEAPLGDDEDDDFNLKN